ttaaacatcctttcaccccctccccccagcacaacTTAAGTGTCTTTTTACCCCTTCCCACCAACACACCTTAAGCATccttttacccctcccccccagcacaccTTAAGTGTCTTTTtaccccttcccaccaccacaccttaagcatccttttacccctcccccccagcacaccttaagcatcctttcaccccctcccccccagcacccCTTAGGTATCCTTTCACCCCTTCCCCCAGCACCCTTTAAGTAtcctttaccccctcccccccaacacacctTAAGTAtcctttaccccctccccccagcaccctTTAAGCATCCTTTCACCCCCTCCCTCGTGTGCCCACATTGTGAGTCAGCTCTTTCGGGGAGGCGCCAGGCGGCCCTGAAAAGGGCCTTTGTGTTGGGGGTCTCCCCCCTCTAATACTCCTGCGACTGCTGCGACATCTTCTTGCCGCCCTTGGGGTGGGCAGTGGGCGCGGCCGAGCCCCCCGTCTTCTTAGGTAGGAgcacggcctggatgttgggcAGGACGCCGCCTTGGGCGATGGTGACGCCGCCcagcagcttgttcagctcctcgTCGTTGCGGACAGCCAGCTGCAGGTGTCGCGGGATAATGCGCGTCTTCTTGTTGTCCCGGGCCGCGTTGCCCGCCAGCTCCAGGATTTCGGCCGTCAGGTACTCCAGCACGGCGGCCAAGTACACCGGGGCCCCGGCGCCCACCCGCTCCGCGTAGTTGCCCTTGCGCAAGAGGCGGTGCACGCGGCCGACGGGGAACTGCAGGCCAGCGCGGGACGAGCGCGACTTGGCTTTGGCGCGAGCCTTCCCTCCGGTCTTTCCTCTGCCAGACATGGCTGTGAAATTAGGAGCTCGAGCGCAGCGCTAAGGATTTGAACACAAGCGAGCAGCACGTGATCCTCACGCCCAGGCTGCCGGGAAGGGTAGTTCAGCGCCGCTcacgatgccagcagcctgcgGACGCCGGGACCACTGATCCCAGAGCGCCCTGCGACAGCTTCCGCTCAGAGCCTGGGCGGTTTAGCCGCCTTGAGCCTCGAGCGCAGCGCTAAGGATTTGAACACAGCGAGCAGCACGTGATAATCGGGCCGAGGCTGCCGGGAAGGGTAGTTCAGCGCAGCCCACAATGCCCGTAGCCTGCGACTGCCGGGACCACTGATCCCAGAGCGCCCTGCGACAGCTTCCGCTCAGAGCCTGGGCGGTTTAGGCGCCTTTAGCTTTGAATGAAGGCGCGCGCGGGCGCTGTTCTAACCGCCGACTCGGCCTTACCTTTCTTGGCTTTTTCAATTGAAGGGAAGGGGCTCTACCTTGATCCAGATGTTAAAAGCCCCGCTCGCTTCACTGGGGGACTCGGAGATCCCGGAGCAATGGCGCCTTTATCTCTTAGACTCTCGTATCCGAACGTACAGTACAAAGGGAACaaggtagattaaaaaaaaaaaaacaacaacaaaacctatGACTTAATTTGCCTACCCATTCCATATACTATCCCTACTTCTCCCGCACAGAGTTTTAcatttctcataagtacataacatttctgaggcgctactagggttacgcagcgctgtacagtttaacaaaaaggacagtccctgctcaaaggagcttacaatctaaaggacgaaatgtcaagttggtgtagtctagatttcctgaatagaggtgtagtggttaggtgtttaggcaacattgaagaggtgggctttgaacatgggtagggagggggcctggcgtatgggctcagggagtttgtttcaagcatggggtgaggcagaaagggcagagcctggagttggcagtggtggagaagggtactgaaaggagggatttgtcttgagagcggaggttacgggtaggaacgtaag
This is a stretch of genomic DNA from Microcaecilia unicolor chromosome 6, aMicUni1.1, whole genome shotgun sequence. It encodes these proteins:
- the LOC115472374 gene encoding histone H2A-like, with amino-acid sequence MSGRGKTGGKARAKAKSRSSRAGLQFPVGRVHRLLRKGNYAERVGAGAPVYLAAVLEYLTAEILELAGNAARDNKKTRIIPRHLQLAVRNDEELNKLLGGVTIAQGGVLPNIQAVLLPKKTGGSAAPTAHPKGGKKMSQQSQEY